One window of the Micromonas commoda chromosome 11, complete sequence genome contains the following:
- a CDS encoding predicted protein, producing the protein MYAKAKAAAANAAAKAAKAYAEGKSQLAASTSQTIGSRTPDPGAGGRNNSSLDPFADLGMAPPSYDAATGAQGGGGDAPAPTVNLDDLLSGAGAPAVNNDGGMTTIPLGTDDDGSASRSPRVSAGSAQQQQQQQQQQQQQQQQQPSSPTKQTSGAKCQTCGKGFSAFSAGVNVRRQCVACKGTFCREHVEYQCEGCREGPGGEELRRETAALAAKLASVTEEKAMLEQWRQSANETQRAMVEEADGARRAAEDARRRLADAESRATAAEERAAAMEEAAAVAEAKADSLVDQTHVTLDGSMMIDAGVAKEREEVAVAKSEEEVAIARSEAEAAKAAMNAAEARAAAAEEAAAAASARAEEASARADDADARRAEVEEECAKMRALQKQREEAIARRNEATDAELAASEKRAEALERAFETEKAARLAAETAAEEVKAGDVSAAADEAARLGESVADLELRLAQARDAADDAVARETDLTSKVEALTAALTSAQEQAAAAAGVGDAASIACEDLQSRIASLEAELAAKADEAESAVRAAGTARAEAESARADAQASGGELAGKIGELEGRLRQSEEAAAITAKRLENSNSAAKELSGKIDSLTAELTGAEEKAAAAQAEAESLKAAASSGAGELESKIAALESQLAAKAEELEGVKSSGEQYTTELTARVEAAEAAAATAKADADSAASSASSAAAELEAKVAKLQAENKELDGAVEAAREALSSLQAHVRENSEKAVAMLEKEQERVVEHLKSTLEAKVKAAEEKSVAAERKAAAAAAEAASALGDADAARSAASSATAELESRVSALQRELAAADDKISAAAAEVAAAMAEADAAKSTASSAAGESESKLAALEASLAAAEAAAAAKAEELEVIKTTGKQYTDDLSGRLQAAEAAAAAAQAEAESLKAAASSSAGELESKISTLESQLAAKGEEVEAAKTAGQQSTDALTARAEAAEAAAAAAQAEAESLKAAASSSAGELESKIVALEASHAQTTGALKAEIEAAEERIAASENSRAADANDARSRIAAAESALEELRGAEAAAAAAASRAEGELAELRVEMERKEVDAAAARESAAAATSAAETRAGELERALGEAEAEAAALRAAAEASTSTEKREESEQSQQLKRLKDSLEAAKEIILSKEGELAAIEQIRQERDVLAEMVRTLQEREASRPDPKQEIRDGLKRAGEKFKGLFAKPPN; encoded by the coding sequence ATGtacgccaaggccaaggccgccgccgccaacgcggccGCGAAAGCCGCGAAGGCGTACGCGGAAGGGAAATCacagctcgcggcgtcgacgtctcaGACCATCGGGTCGCGGACCCCCGACCCGGGCGCCGGGGGAAGAAACAATTCCTCGTTGGATCCCTTCGCCGATCTCGGGATGGCGCCCCCGTCGTACGatgccgcgacgggcgctcagggcggtggcggtgacgcgccggcgccgacagTGAATCTCGACGACCTcctctccggcgcgggcgcgccggctgTGAACAACGACGGGGGCATGACCACCATTCCCCtcggcaccgacgacgacgggtcggcATCCAGGAGCCCGCGCGTGTCCGCCGGGTCGGCGCAACAGCAGCAAcaacagcagcagcagcagcagcagcagcagcagcagcagccgtCGAGCCCGACCAAGCAGACGAGCGGCGCCAAGTGCCAGACGTGCGGCAAAGGGTTCAGCGCGTTCTCCGCCGGGGTCAACGTCCGGCGCCAGTGCGTCGCGTGTAAGGGGACCTTCTGCAGGGAACACGTGGAGTACCAGTGCGAGGGTTGCCGCGAGGGGCCCGGGGGCGAGGAGCTGAGGCgcgagaccgccgcgctcgccgcgaagctcgccAGCGTcaccgaggagaaggcgatgCTCGAGCAGTGGCGGCAGAGCGCGAACGAGACCCAGCGCGCCATGGTCGAGGAGGCtgacggcgcgaggcgagcggcggaggatgcgcgacgccgactcgccgacgcggaatcccgcgccaccgccgccgaggaacgagcagcggcgatggaggaggccgccgcggtagCGGAAGCCAAGGCGGACTCCCTCGTGGATCAGACGCACGTCACCCTGGACGGCTCGATGATgatcgacgccggggtggcGAAGGAAAGGGAggaggtcgccgtcgcgaaatCCGAAGAGGAggtcgccatcgcgaggtccgaagccgaagccgccaaagccgcgatgaacgccgccgaggctcgcgcagccgcggcggaggaagccgccgcggcggcgtccgcgagggcggaggaggcttccgcgagggcggacgatgccgacgccAGGCGCGCCGAAGTCGAGGAGGAGTGCGCCAAGATGCGCGCGTTGCAGAAGCAGCGggaggaggccatcgcgcggcggaacgaagcgaccgacgcggagctcgcggcgagcgagaaGAGGGCGGAGGCCCTGGAGCGCGCATTCGAgacggagaaggcggcgcgtctcgccgcggagacggccgcggaggaggtaaAAGCGGGggacgtctccgccgccgctgacgagGCGGCTCGACTCGGCGAGTCGGTGGCGGACCTCGAGCTGCGACTGGCGCAGGCGCGTGAcgcggccgacgacgcggtcgcgcgcgagacggacCTCACGTCGAAGGTcgaggcgctcaccgccgcgctcacctccgcgcaggagcaggcggcggcggcggcgggcgtcggcgatgccgcctccatcgcgtgTGAGGATTTACAGTCGAGGATCGCCTcgctcgaggctgagctcgctGCTAAGGCGGATGAGGCGGAATCGGCCGTACGCGCCGCCGGCACGgctcgcgcggaggcggagtcGGCTCGCGCGGATGCCCAGGCGTCCGGGGGTGAACTCGCCGGGAAGATTGGCGAGCTCGAAGGGCGGCTCAGGCAatcggaggaggctgccgctaTAACCGCCAAGCGCCTCGAGAATTCGAAttccgccgcgaaggagctgTCCGGCAAGATTGActcgctcaccgccgagctCACCGGGGCGGAGGaaaaggctgccgcggctcaggcggaggctgagtcTTTGAAGGCTGCGGCTTCATCCGGCGCGGGTGAACTGGAGTccaagatcgccgcgctggaatcgcagctcgcggcgaaggccgAGGAACTTGAAGGCGTGAAGAGCTCGGGCGAGCAGTACACGACGGAGCTGACTGCTCGCgtggaagccgccgaggctgccgcggctaCGGCCAAGGCCGATGccgactccgccgcgtcgtcggcatcctccgccgccgccgagctcgaggcgaaggtGGCCAAACTCCAGGCTGAGAACAAGGAGCTGGACGGCGCGGTTGAGGCTGCCCGCGAGGCCCTCTCGTCACTCCAGGCACACGTCCGGGAGAACTCCGAAAAAGCCGTCGCCATGCTGGAGAAAGAGCAGGAAAGGGTGGTCGAACACTTAAAGTCGACGTTGGAGGCGAAGGTgaaggctgccgaggagaagtcggtcgccgcggagcgaaaggcggcggctgcggcggctgaggcggcttcggcgctcggagacgccgacgcggccaGATCCGCCGCTTCATCAGCCAcggccgagctcgagtcGCGGGTGTCCGCGCTGCAGCgggagctggcggcggcggatgacaagatttccgccgccgccgccgaggtggcggcggcgatggcggaggctgacgccgccaaatcgacggcttcgtcggcggctgGCGAGTCGGAgtcgaagctcgcggcgctggaggcttccctcgcggctgcggaagcggcggcggcggcgaaggctgagGAGCTCGAGGTCATCAAGACAACCGGCAAGCAGTACACGGACGACCTCTCGGGTAGGttgcaggcggcggaggctgccgcggcggcggcccaggcggaggctgagtcTTTGAAGGCTGCGGCTTCATCCAGCGCGGGTGAACTGGAGTCAAAGATTTCCACGCTGGAATcacagctcgcggcgaagggtgaggaggtggaggcggcgaagaccgCGGGTCAGCAGAGCACGGATGCGCTGACTGCCCgtgcggaggcggcggaggctgccgcggcggcggcccaggcggaggctgagtcTTTGAAGGCTGCGGCTTCATCCAGTGCGGGTGAACTGGAGTCCAAGATCGTGGCTCTCGAAGCTTCACACGCGCAGACCACCGGCGCCCTCAAGGCGGAAatcgaggctgcggaggagcgcatcgccgcgtcggagaactcccgcgcggcggacgcgaacgacgcgcggtccaggatcgcggcggcggagtcggcCCTCGAGGAACTCCGCGgagccgaggccgccgccgccgccgccgcgtcgagagCGGAGGGCgaactcgccgagcttcgcgTCGAGATGGAGAGGAAGGaggtcgacgcggccgccgcgagggagtccgcggcggcggccacgagcgccgcggagacaCGCGCGGGTGAGCTCGAACGCGCTCTGGGCGAGGCTGAAGCTGAGGCTGCCGCTTtgagagccgccgcggaggcgtccacgtcgacggaGAAGAGGGAGGAGAGCGAGCAGAGCCAGCAGCTCAAGCGCCTGAAGGACTcgctcgaggctgcgaagGAGATCATACTGTCGAAGGAAGGGGAGCTGGCGGCCATCGAGCAGATCAGGCAGGAGAGGGACGTGCTCGCGGAGATGGTGCGGACGCTGcaggagagggaggcgagcCGCCCGGATCCAAAGCAGGAGATCAGGGACGGGCTGAAGCGCGCCGGGGAAAAGTTCAAGGGCCTGTTCGCTAAGCCGCCAAACTGA
- a CDS encoding predicted protein: MSYNLLADSHAWKYRNELYRGIHDSILSWRRRLRGIVQEVKALRPDVLCLQECEDFHGIAAALAGCGYTGLHAPRAGGRTDGSSVFYRTSVFRCAAFEAVDFTDFDLRENAAAVACLVPSHPNAKPVVVGCVHLLFNPRRGDRKLGQLRVFVERVEAMRDKYVGAVGGDAAPHAMLVGDFNAEPDSPLYRFIVDGTLDVSRVDRRDMSG; encoded by the coding sequence ATGTCGTACAACCTCCTGGCGGATTCGCACGCGTGGAAGTACCGTAACGAGCTGTACCGGGGCATCCACGATTCCATCCTGTCgtggcggcgaaggctcAGGGGCATCGTCCAAgaggtcaaggcgctcaGGCCGGACGTTCTCTGCCTGCAGGAGTGCGAGGATTTTcacggcatcgccgcggctctgGCGGGGTGCGGGTACACGGGGCTCCACGCGCCTCGAGCGGGCGGGCGGACGGACGGAAGCTCGGTGTTTTACAGGACGTCCGTTTTCCGatgcgccgcgttcgaggctgTCGACTTCACCGACTTTGACCTCCGcgagaacgccgcggcggtggcgtgccTCGTGCCCTCGCACCCGAACGCGAAGCCAGTGGTGGTCGGGTGCGTTCACCTGCTGTTCAACCCGCGGAGGGGCGACCGCAAGCTCGGGCAGCTGAGGGTATTCGTCGAGCGGGTCGAGGCTATGCGCGACAAatacgtcggcgccgtcgggggcgacgcggctccTCACGCGATGCTCGTCGGTGATTTCAACGCCGAGCCGGACTCTCCGCTGTACAGATTCATCGTTGACGGGACGCTGGACGTGAGCAGGGTTGACAGGAGGGACATGTCCGGT
- a CDS encoding predicted protein: MATTLSLCAPNRVSCSRLGGKRAVGSTRALAATRAPARFASRRSVTTRAVQEIAGSDWKKEVLESDVPVLVDFWATWCGPCKLISKVVEKAEESYPKDKLKIVKIEVDPNPDLVEEYGVYGLPTIILFKDGKMVEGSKREGAINLPKLKEHLSAYGLDA; encoded by the exons ATGGCCACCACCCTGTCGCTCTGCGCCCCGAACCGCGTCTCCTGCTCGCGCCTGGGAGGTAAGCGCGCGGTTggctccacccgcgcgctcgccgcgacgcgcgcgcccgcccggtTCGCGTCTAGGAGGAGCGTGACCACCCGCGCGGTCCAGGAGATCGCCGGTTCGGACTGGAAGAAGGAGGTCCTCGAG TCCGACGTACCGGTGCTCGTGGACTTCTGGGCCACCTGGTGCGGCCCGTGCAAGCTGATCAGCAAGGTTGTGGAGAAGGCTGAGGAATCCTACCCGAAGGACAAGCTGAAGATTGTGAAGATCGAGGTGGACCCCAACCCGGATCTGGTGGAGGAGTACGGCGTCTACGGCCTGCCCACCATCATCCTATTCAAGGACGGTAAGATGGTGGAGGGGAGCAAGCGGGAGGGGGCGATTAACCTCCCCAAGCTCAAGGAACACCTGTCCGCCTACGGCCTCGACGCGTAG
- a CDS encoding predicted protein — MSGMRNEGNGKLYREKIAHHLALFYGKTFEQGSYWYTHPNENEFFRAVFAKAAGKENADDVDAAGIDNIFFKKENRQMGIDAKALGRYCSERQLKALFAACPASSEEGDVCIEVPPPASASLGAPVKSDEENEEEEEEEETPDSGSPVPAVHGVPAVHGEAGTGEPAESDDEGTVAHEADVANLDDLPGDDDDVDVDDAVPAMPAGGDFDDGNFYSDEKKFKEGDDFNLDVLPSLSQWDDAPGFDFDFAIFEPSQPTEPTEQQRDLMEHLVNVPRVNEWRIRLSQLKVDAAEGKIITGWMQPAVERRARAMKCFEELERIMREQEQAYEGEINSSFPVAPTTLG; from the coding sequence ATGTCCGGTATGCGCAACGAGGGCAACGGCAAGCTCTACCGCGAGAAGATCGCGCACCACCTCGCGCTCTTCTACGGCAAGACGTTCGAGCAGGGGTCGTACTGGTACACGCATCCCAACGAGAACGAGTTTTTCCGCGCCGTGttcgccaaggctgcgggcaaggagaacgcggacgacgtggacgcggcgggcatcGACAACATCTTCTTCAAGAAGGAAAACCGCCAGATGggcatcgacgccaaggcgctcgggCGCTACTGCTCGGAGAGGCAGCTCAaggcgctcttcgcggcgtgcccggcgtcgtcggaggagggcgacgtctGCATCGAGGTGCCCCCGCCGGcttccgcgtcgctcggcgcgccggtgaagtccgacgaggagaatgaagaggaggaagaagaagaagagaCGCCCGACTCGGGCTCGCCCGTTCCAGCTGTGCACGGCGTTCCAGCTGTGCACGGCGAGGCTGGAACGGGTGAGCCGgcggagagcgacgacgagggcaccgtcgcgcacgaggcagacgtcgccaacctcgacgacctgcccggagacgacgacgacgtcgacgtcgacgacgcggtgcccgcgatgcccgcgggAGGCGACTTCGACGACGGGAACTTCTACAGCGACGAGAAGAAGTTCAAGGAGGGTGACGATTTCAACCTGGACGTGTTGCCCTCCTTGAGCCAGTGGGACGATGCCCCCGGTTTTGATTTCGACTTTGCCATCTTCGAGCCTTCGCAGCCCACCGAGCCCACCGAGCAGCAACGCGATCTGATGGAGCACCTGGTGAACGTGCCCAGAGTCAACGAATGGCGTATTCGCCTCAGCCAGTTgaaggtggacgcggcggagggtaAGATCATCACGGGGTGGATGCAGCCGGCTGTCGagaggcgggcgagggcgatgaagtgcttcgaggagctcgagaggaTCATGAGAGAGCAGGAACAGGCCTACGAAGGGGAGATCAACTCGTCTTTCCCCGTCGCTCCCACTACCCTGGGATGA
- a CDS encoding predicted protein yields the protein MHAVIVLAALRFWPRLVGGGVPNRNVWQKFIATKETVIKARFWPDKWRRFRVAILDDSKLLLAVMIWPPSMFVANATDKNGKFWWRSKTCPRKSFLSVNRVDAIFPLPAVVAVQVFEAMLMLVIVGASISEYPHYHNYYLIAFLANMAWLAAAVGWMSAASLWNPFLPEGPPLGLPTATLHPGRTPGRPAREEDEEECPGTAWRPHEGWGGDTPAPARGVKSIGGALAAAAPSGGEGAVAASVDAGGIFSPPAKTPRGGPAVRASYAAGDGPQERWDDEREGGAGAGILPIETMVDPEPVPESSPRALNFTSVPEDFKYDFAAERAKRLAAAKAQQEAAARAQLAAHRRTDSGGSAASEQAAEPRETASPAAQPKGGISFDRLRGGLEKKGGYVPGQTQPSGRVNTSTASTVSSLATPPFPGRHAAGGMSASSDTSMAVNATLTARDDESGDPWSDPWGGRR from the coding sequence ATGCACGCGGTCatcgtgctcgcggcgctgaggttCTGGCCCAGgctcgtgggcggcggcgtgcccaACCGCAACGTGTGGCAAAAGTTTATCGCCACCAAGGAGACCGTGATCAAGGCTAGGTTCTGGCCGGACAAGTGGCGCAGGTTCAGggtcgccatcctcgacgaCTCCAAGTTGCTCCTCGCGGTAATGATCTGGCCGCCCAGCATGTtcgtcgcgaacgccacgGACAAGAACGGCAAGTTCTGGTGGCGGTCCAAGACGTGCCCGCGAAAGTCCTTCCTCTCGGTTAACCGAGTCGACGCGATTTTCCCCCTGCCCGCGGTTGTCGCCGTGCAGGTCTTCGAGGCGATGCTGAtgctcgtcatcgtcggcgcgtccatctccgaGTACCCCCACTACCACAACTATTATCTGATCGCGTTCTTGGCCAACATGGCGTggctggccgccgcggtggggtgGATGAGCGCGGCCAGTCTGTGGAACCCGTTTCTTCCCGAGGGCCCGCCGCTGGGCCTGcccacggcgacgctccACCCGGGCAGAACACCcggtcgacccgcgcgcgaggaggatgaggaggagtGCCCGGGGACCGCGTGGCGTCCCCACGAGGGATGGGGTGGGGAtacgcccgcgcccgccaggGGCGTCAAGTCCATCGGAggagcgctcgcggcggcggcgccgagtggcggcgagggcgcagtcgccgcgtcagtcgacgccgggggcatcttctcgccccccgccaagaccccgcgcggcggccccgCGGTTCGAGCGTCGTacgcagccggcgacggaccGCAGGAACGCTGGGACGACGAGAGGGAagggggcgccggggctgGGATCCTTCCTATTGAAACGATGGTCGATCCAGAACCCGTGCCGGAGtcttcgcctcgagcgctCAACTTCACGTCCGTCCCGGAGGATTTCAAGTACGatttcgccgccgagcgggcCAAgcgactcgcggcggccaaggcgcagcaggaggctgccgcgcgggcccagctcgcggcgcatcgcAGGACGGacagcggcgggagcgcggcgagcgagcaAGCCGCGGAGCCGCGGGAGACGgcgtctcccgcggcgcAGCCCAAGGGTGGCATCTCGTTTgatcgcctgcgcggcggcttggAGAAGAAGGGGGGGTACGTTCCCGGGCAGACGCAGCCGTCCGGGAGGGTGAACACGTCGACCGCGTCCACGGTCAGCTCCCTCGCGACTCCTCCGTTCCCCGGCCggcacgcggcgggcgggatgtccgcgtcgtcggacacTTCGATGGCCGTCAACGCGACGCTGACGGCGAGAGACGACGAGAGCGGCGATCCGTGGTCGGACCCGTGGGGGGGACGCAGGTGA
- a CDS encoding predicted protein, translating to MTPPPPPLPDGVSFGTAPGGVRVINIRFDEDEWETRWAKVPHATLRHPETRAAVTLIGTAHISKAAAEETRELIMRERPDVVVLELDPHRLNALVRDAHTAKPCQAAADRFVSTSLFRSGPTQAIGLAYTLVGALLGTTPGAEFLAAIDAAKEVGAEVVLGDLDVKITTSRAWKRQFRELGRIETYRGRPRVSEDEAVDEDLLPSEDLRIEIQNDEGEPIPVKYRL from the coding sequence atgaccccgccgccgccgccgttgcccgATGGGGTTTCGTTCGGCACGGCGCCGGGAGGGGTGAGGGTCATCAACATAcgcttcgacgaggacgagtggGAGACGCGGTGGGCCAAGGTACCCCACGCGACGCTGCGACAccccgagacgcgcgccgcggtcaccCTCATCGGCACCGCGCACATCtccaaggctgccgccgaggagacgaGGGAGCTCATCATGAGGGAGCGGCCCGACGTGGTGGTGTTGGAGCTCGACCCGCACAGGCTCAACGCCCTCGTCAGGGACGCGCACACGGCAAAGCCCtgccaagccgccgccgacaggTTCGTGTCGACGTCCCTGTTCCGCTCCGGACCCACCCAGGCGATCGGGTTGGCGTAcacgctcgtcggcgcgttgcTGGGGACGACACCCGGGGCGGAGTTTCTCGCGGCGAttgacgcggcgaaggaggttGGCGCCGAGGTGGTGCTCGGGGATCTGGACGTGAAGatcacgacgtcgcgggcctGGAAGCGACAGTTCCGCGAGCTCGGAAGGATCGAGACGTATCGCGGGCGCCCTCGGGTGTCGGAGGATGAAGCCGTTGACGAGGATCTTCTCCCTTCGGAGGATCTTCGAATCGAGATCCAAAACGACGAGGGCGAACCGATCCCGGTCAAGTATCGTCtg
- a CDS encoding predicted protein yields the protein MGRIIRGQRKGAGSIFTSHTDKRKGAAKHRQQDFAERHGYVKGVVTDIIHDPGRGAPLAKVTFRNTKRFQHDKELFVAAEGTYTGQFLYCGKKAQLVVGNILPVGSMPEGTIICNVEQKLGDRGVLAKASGEYCILISHNPDTGFSRIKLPSGSKKTIPSGCRATVGQIAGGGRCDKPMLKAGANYHKFKVKRNCWPKVRGVAMNPVEHPHGGGNHQHIGHASTVRRNRPAGAKVGLIAARRTGRLRGVKGIMAAKAKEGN from the exons ATGGGTCGCATTATCCGCGGTCAGCGTAAGGGTGCCGGCTCGATTTTCACGAGCCACACCGACAAGCGCAAGGGCGCCGCCAAGCACCGTCAGCAG GACTTCGCTGAGCGTCATGGCTACGTCAAGGGTGTTGTCACCGACATCATCCACGATCCCGGACGTGGTGCTCCCCTCGCTAAG GTGACTTTCCGCAACACCAAGCGCTTCCAGCACGACAAGGAGCTCTtcgtcgcggccgagggCACCTACACCGGTCAGTTTCTCTACTGCGGCAAGAAGGCTCAGCTCGTGGTTGGCAACATCCTCCCCGTCGGCTCCATGCCCGAGGGTACCATCATCTGCAACGTGGAGCAGAagctcggcgaccgcggcgtcctcgccaaggcTTCCGGCGAGTACTGCATCCTCATCTCCCACAACCCCGACACCGGCTTCTCCCGCATCAAGCTTCCCTCCGGCTCCAAGAAGACGATCCCTTCCGGCTgccgcgccaccgtcggccAGATtgcgggcggcggtcgctGCGACAAGCCCATGCTCAAGGCGGGCGCCAACTACCACAAGTTCAAGGTGAAGCGCAACTGCTGGCCCAAGGTTCGTGGTGTGGCGATGAACCCCGTGGAGCACCCTCACGGTGGTGGTAACCACCAGCACATTGGTCACGCCTCCACCGTCCGCCGCAACAGGCCCGCCGGTGCCAAGGTCGGTctcatcgccgcccgccgcacTGGCCGCCTTCGCGGTGTCAAGGGTATCAtggccgccaaggccaaggagggCAACTAA
- a CDS encoding predicted protein → MYLMYYLDEKGNRVYTLKKTAPDGSPTQSAHPARFSPDDKFSKQRVACKKRFGLLPTQKPIPEL, encoded by the coding sequence ATGTACCTCATGTACTACCTCGACGAGAAGGGCAACCGGGTTTACACCCTGAAGAAGaccgcccccgacggcagCCCGACCCAGTCCGCGCACCCCGCCCGATTCAGCCCCGACGACAAATTCTCCaagcagcgcgtcgcgtgcAAGAAGCGCTTCGGCCTCCTCCCCACGCAGAAGCCCATCCCCGAGCTCTAA